In Horticoccus luteus, the following proteins share a genomic window:
- the tyrS gene encoding tyrosine--tRNA ligase, producing the protein MSIIADLQWRGLLADCTDLDALTKRLAENPVTLYCGFDPTSDSLHVGHLVPQLTLRRFQLAGHHPITLAGGATGMIGDPGGKSAERNLLTREQLTHNVACIKGQLARLLDFDHATNPALLVDNATWTAPISFLDFLRDVGKHFSLNSMIAKESVRSRLESESGISFTEFSYQLLQAYDFYHLRHTHACELQIGGTEQWGNITAGTDLIRKKLGVTVWGLTFPLILKADGTKFGKTEGGAVWLDPKKTSPYKFYQFFVNTEDAKVGEYLRKFTFLSRPEIEALEAKHSANPGAREAHKALAAEVTRLVHGPAALEAALKASAILFGAEIGDTAEETFRDVVGEIPTKEFAAAQLASPGTALLDLLVHAGLCPSKGQARKDVEGGGIYLNNVRVAEAGRLVTAADLLFARYLLLRKGKRTYAVLHAL; encoded by the coding sequence ATGAGTATCATCGCTGATCTTCAATGGCGCGGCCTGCTCGCCGACTGCACCGATCTCGACGCGCTGACCAAGCGCCTCGCCGAAAACCCGGTGACGCTCTATTGCGGGTTTGATCCCACGTCCGACAGCCTGCATGTCGGACATCTCGTGCCCCAATTGACCCTGCGCCGCTTTCAACTCGCGGGCCATCATCCGATCACGCTCGCCGGCGGCGCCACCGGCATGATCGGCGATCCCGGCGGCAAGTCCGCCGAACGCAATCTCCTCACCCGCGAACAGCTCACGCACAACGTCGCCTGCATCAAAGGCCAGCTCGCGCGACTGCTCGACTTCGACCACGCGACCAACCCCGCCCTCTTGGTCGATAACGCCACCTGGACGGCGCCGATCAGCTTCCTCGATTTCCTGCGCGATGTCGGCAAGCACTTCTCGTTAAATTCGATGATCGCCAAGGAGAGCGTCCGCTCCCGACTCGAAAGCGAATCCGGCATCAGCTTCACCGAGTTCAGCTACCAGCTCCTGCAAGCCTACGATTTTTATCACCTGCGGCACACGCACGCGTGCGAACTCCAAATCGGCGGCACCGAGCAATGGGGCAACATCACCGCCGGCACCGATCTCATCCGGAAGAAACTGGGCGTCACCGTCTGGGGGCTCACGTTTCCTCTCATCCTGAAGGCCGACGGCACCAAGTTCGGCAAAACCGAAGGCGGCGCCGTCTGGCTCGATCCGAAAAAGACGAGTCCCTACAAATTCTATCAGTTTTTCGTTAACACCGAGGATGCGAAGGTCGGCGAATATCTCCGTAAGTTCACTTTCCTCTCCCGTCCCGAAATCGAAGCCCTCGAAGCGAAACACAGCGCGAATCCCGGTGCCCGCGAAGCGCACAAAGCCCTGGCCGCCGAAGTGACTCGCCTCGTTCACGGCCCGGCCGCGCTTGAGGCCGCCCTCAAAGCGAGCGCCATCCTCTTCGGTGCCGAAATCGGCGACACTGCCGAAGAAACGTTTCGCGATGTCGTCGGCGAAATTCCCACCAAGGAATTCGCGGCCGCCCAACTCGCTTCGCCCGGCACTGCTTTGCTCGACCTGCTCGTCCACGCCGGTCTCTGCCCTTCAAAAGGCCAGGCGCGCAAGGACGTCGAGGGCGGCGGCATCTATCTGAACAACGTCCGCGTCGCCGAGGCGGGGCGCCTGGTCACCGCCGCGGATCTCCTGTTCGCCCGCTATCTGCTTCTGCGCAAGGGCAAGCGCACCTACGCGGTGTTGCACGCGCTCTGA
- a CDS encoding glucose-6-phosphate dehydrogenase assembly protein OpcA — MPTIFDALPGVEVPVDAVAKGFEQMWSTTAAEGGPAPDDATATQVNFVLHLGFRTTPEDALAQFQTVVRFARRYPSRVVVLCPLHEDGEEREIHAKIYGECFLGRSKSDKRCVEFVLLSYPRRARQFLESQVSVCLSADLPMYYWAHRFSENLKLADYRYLLTRARRVMIDSAIAPAGVMAYPWPHPNALRDLVYSRLLPVRQTVGQFLASYPPDKLVQGLETVTVEHTSEFEAEARVALAWLQRRLAACGVTEAGVGFRTNRCEGERKLAIQFKYAGDASAFAWHGDFTTGQAGITAVLGGVRSEMAASVSLLTPEAALSEAMFF; from the coding sequence ATGCCGACGATTTTCGATGCGCTTCCCGGAGTGGAAGTTCCGGTGGATGCCGTGGCCAAGGGATTCGAGCAAATGTGGTCGACGACCGCGGCGGAAGGTGGTCCGGCGCCGGATGACGCCACAGCGACACAGGTAAACTTCGTCCTGCACTTGGGCTTTCGCACCACGCCTGAAGATGCGCTCGCGCAATTCCAGACGGTGGTGCGTTTCGCGCGGCGTTACCCCAGCCGGGTCGTGGTGCTGTGCCCGCTGCACGAGGATGGCGAGGAGCGCGAGATCCACGCGAAGATCTACGGCGAGTGTTTTCTCGGACGTTCGAAAAGCGACAAGCGGTGCGTGGAGTTCGTGTTGCTAAGTTATCCGCGGCGGGCGCGGCAGTTTCTCGAATCGCAGGTGTCGGTCTGCCTCTCGGCGGATTTGCCGATGTATTATTGGGCCCATCGTTTCTCGGAAAACCTGAAGCTGGCCGACTATCGTTATCTGCTGACGCGCGCGCGGCGAGTGATGATCGACAGTGCAATCGCCCCCGCTGGAGTCATGGCTTATCCGTGGCCGCACCCGAATGCGTTGCGCGATTTGGTTTACTCGAGGCTCCTGCCGGTCCGCCAGACGGTCGGCCAGTTTTTGGCGAGCTATCCGCCGGACAAACTGGTGCAGGGATTGGAGACCGTCACGGTTGAGCACACGAGCGAGTTCGAGGCGGAGGCGCGGGTGGCGCTCGCCTGGCTGCAGCGGCGACTGGCGGCCTGCGGCGTGACGGAGGCTGGCGTGGGATTTCGCACGAACCGATGCGAAGGTGAGCGCAAGTTGGCGATCCAGTTCAAATATGCCGGCGACGCGAGTGCGTTTGCGTGGCACGGCGATTTTACGACCGGGCAGGCGGGGATCACGGCGGTCTTGGGCGGAGTGCGCTCCGAGATGGCGGCGTCGGTCAGCCTTCTGACGCCGGAAGCGGCGCTCAGCGAAGCGATGTTTTTTTGA
- the zwf gene encoding glucose-6-phosphate dehydrogenase, which yields MADTQRHPFLHGLSKHRGAPPTVVVIFGASGDLTARKLIPAVYNLGLDSLLPTDFYLIGFGRKPIPDDEFRTLAADAIKEFSRRELQPEAWKRIAANTSYVAGGYDDPDAFQRLKEHIDAIEKKLGREVQSLFYISTPPSVFTPILENLGAAGLAEKYAGQALQSKVIIEKPFGRDLASAQALNGTLRKYFTEPQVFRIDHYLGKETVQDLLVQRFSNAIFEPLWNRNFISSVQITVAEEVGVGSRGGYYEQSGALRDMIQNHTMQLLALTAMEPPVSLDAEAIRDEKVRLLRAIQPLRTGAEGDVVRAHYAAGMTGGKPVPGYREEEGINPDSATETYAAIRLSINNWRWQGVPFYLRSGKRMARRVSEIAVTFRRPPGTLFAEGDRFQLASNTLSFQIQPDEGLSMILNAKIPGLETRTQPVKMNFRYSTTFGSNTPEAYERLVLDAMIGDGTLFIRGDETEQSWKIYTPVLEAWAAAGQQGLESYPAGSWGPTAAEALLAKNHDVWRQP from the coding sequence ATGGCAGATACACAGCGACATCCCTTCCTTCACGGTCTCAGCAAGCATCGTGGCGCGCCGCCCACCGTCGTAGTGATCTTCGGCGCCTCCGGCGATCTGACGGCGCGGAAGTTGATTCCGGCGGTCTACAATCTTGGCCTGGATAGCCTGTTGCCGACGGATTTTTACCTCATCGGTTTCGGACGAAAGCCCATTCCCGACGACGAGTTTCGCACCCTCGCAGCGGACGCGATCAAGGAATTTTCCCGGCGGGAGCTCCAGCCGGAGGCTTGGAAACGGATCGCGGCGAACACGAGCTACGTCGCGGGTGGCTACGACGACCCGGATGCGTTTCAACGGTTGAAAGAGCACATTGACGCGATTGAAAAGAAGCTCGGTCGGGAGGTGCAGTCGCTGTTTTATATTTCCACGCCGCCTTCGGTGTTCACACCGATTTTGGAGAATCTCGGCGCCGCCGGTTTGGCGGAGAAATATGCAGGCCAGGCGCTGCAATCGAAGGTCATCATCGAGAAACCGTTTGGCCGCGATCTGGCGTCGGCGCAGGCGTTGAACGGCACGTTGCGCAAATATTTCACCGAGCCGCAGGTTTTTCGCATCGACCATTACCTCGGCAAAGAGACGGTGCAGGATTTGCTCGTGCAGCGATTCTCGAACGCGATTTTCGAGCCGCTGTGGAACCGGAATTTCATTTCGTCCGTGCAGATCACGGTGGCGGAGGAAGTCGGCGTCGGCTCGCGCGGCGGATACTATGAACAGAGCGGGGCGCTGCGCGATATGATCCAGAATCACACGATGCAGCTCCTCGCGTTGACGGCGATGGAGCCGCCAGTGTCGCTGGATGCGGAGGCGATTCGGGACGAAAAGGTGCGGTTGCTGCGGGCGATCCAGCCGCTGCGCACGGGCGCGGAAGGCGACGTGGTGCGCGCGCATTACGCAGCGGGGATGACGGGCGGCAAGCCGGTGCCGGGCTATCGCGAGGAAGAGGGCATCAACCCGGATTCCGCCACAGAGACTTACGCGGCGATCCGCCTCTCGATCAACAACTGGCGCTGGCAGGGCGTGCCGTTTTATTTGCGTTCGGGCAAACGCATGGCGCGCCGGGTGTCGGAAATCGCGGTGACGTTTCGTCGACCGCCCGGCACGTTGTTTGCCGAGGGCGACCGGTTTCAACTGGCGAGCAACACGCTCTCGTTTCAAATCCAGCCGGACGAGGGGTTGAGCATGATTCTCAACGCGAAGATTCCCGGGTTGGAGACGCGCACGCAGCCGGTGAAGATGAATTTCCGTTACAGCACGACGTTTGGTTCGAACACGCCGGAAGCTTACGAGCGGCTGGTGCTCGATGCGATGATCGGCGACGGCACGTTGTTCATCCGCGGCGACGAGACGGAACAGTCTTGGAAAATATATACGCCGGTGCTGGAGGCTTGGGCCGCAGCCGGGCAGCAAGGACTGGAGTCGTATCCGGCGGGATCGTGGGGACCGACGGCAGCGGAGGCGTTGCTCGCCAAAAACCACGACGTCTGGCGGCAACCATAA
- a CDS encoding YraN family protein: MKRAEASAWTRWWNTLTGREADSGAQGERAAERFLRSERNFAVIARNWRSPKDRRDELDLVCRDGDVLVFVEVKARAATALVPGYYAVDKRKKEALRRACRAYLGALKEKPHTWRFDVVEVELPAERGPTPIVRHFENIPLLGRDFRL, encoded by the coding sequence ATGAAACGCGCAGAAGCGTCGGCTTGGACGCGCTGGTGGAACACGTTGACCGGCCGTGAGGCGGATAGCGGGGCGCAAGGCGAACGCGCCGCCGAACGGTTCCTGCGCAGCGAACGAAATTTCGCGGTGATTGCACGGAATTGGCGCAGCCCGAAAGACCGGCGCGATGAACTCGATCTCGTCTGCCGCGATGGGGACGTGCTCGTCTTCGTTGAGGTGAAAGCGCGGGCGGCGACCGCGTTGGTGCCCGGGTATTATGCGGTGGACAAACGCAAAAAAGAGGCGCTGCGCCGGGCGTGCCGCGCGTATCTTGGCGCGTTGAAGGAAAAGCCGCACACGTGGCGGTTCGACGTGGTAGAAGTCGAGTTGCCCGCTGAACGCGGTCCGACGCCGATCGTGCGGCACTTCGAAAACATCCCGCTGTTGGGGCGCGACTTTCGGCTTTAG
- a CDS encoding ATPase, T2SS/T4P/T4SS family has protein sequence MASSGISNALRRSLLIKLISKPAPSREDVDSVVELTASKVVEALQAQSMTLYLVEGNDILFKHVYYSPTLWTSHPALEQKLQETAAILLETKLPLGTGVVGKVIATGEPVFFRNTESQAPFMNSMGDRTGFAVESMLTVPLKTTNVIGAIQVLNKEPSAGTAGLFVDRDLALLQEVAEYSATLIQRMLDPKFQLSADDTAKFVAKFTDLPLVTSPDEIEYDEKLVESVGDAIIRREGIFPHKRLTPTAVAAVMINPLDYAKRESFTQATDLGLEEIRVVSAALFETLLRRFFKDAKKDAASDNIDISSVAEVITSAYDTAGHSTEITAADLESEDSAPIVQLANRIIEDAYISGASDIHIEPQEKELMVRYRIDGLCQEKLRLPKQVSNALVTRLKIMCNLDIAERRLPQDGRIVFKKYTKKNIDIDLRVATGPMNHGEKVVMRILDKQKSTLPLTALGFSEENLAKYRDCIRQPYGMILHCGPTGSGKSMTLYSALAEVNTPDVNIQTAEDPIEYTLPGLNQMQMSRQIGLTFARALRCYLRMDPDIILVGEIRDEETAGIAVEAALTGHLLVSTLHTNDAPSTISRLGEMGIEPFNISASLICVCAQRLLRRVCKNCKVSYEPVGREKDILEKAIGWSGPIFKANPQGCPTCNGIGYKGRVGIHELMTNSETLTEAINKEVEVAELKRVAMKTGMKTLHQDSMLKVKLGLTTVEDALANVPPDLIL, from the coding sequence ATGGCTTCCTCCGGAATATCCAACGCTCTTCGCCGTTCGCTTTTGATCAAGTTGATCTCCAAGCCCGCGCCCAGTCGCGAGGACGTCGATTCCGTCGTCGAGCTCACCGCCTCGAAAGTCGTCGAGGCGCTCCAAGCGCAGTCGATGACCCTCTATCTCGTCGAGGGAAACGATATCCTGTTCAAGCACGTCTACTATTCCCCCACGCTCTGGACGTCGCACCCGGCCCTCGAGCAAAAGTTGCAGGAAACCGCCGCCATCCTTCTGGAAACGAAACTGCCCCTCGGCACCGGCGTCGTCGGGAAGGTCATCGCGACCGGTGAACCCGTGTTCTTCCGCAACACCGAGAGCCAGGCCCCGTTCATGAACTCCATGGGCGATCGCACCGGCTTCGCCGTTGAGTCGATGCTCACGGTGCCGCTCAAGACGACCAACGTCATCGGCGCGATCCAAGTGCTCAACAAAGAGCCCTCCGCCGGCACCGCAGGTTTGTTTGTCGACCGCGATCTCGCGCTTCTGCAAGAGGTCGCCGAATACTCCGCGACCCTCATCCAGCGCATGCTGGATCCGAAATTCCAGCTCAGCGCCGACGACACCGCCAAATTCGTCGCAAAGTTCACCGACCTGCCGCTCGTCACTTCGCCCGATGAAATCGAATACGACGAGAAACTCGTCGAATCCGTGGGCGATGCGATCATCCGGCGCGAAGGCATTTTTCCGCACAAACGCCTTACGCCGACCGCCGTCGCGGCGGTGATGATCAACCCGCTCGATTACGCCAAGCGCGAATCATTCACCCAAGCCACCGATCTTGGCCTCGAGGAAATCCGCGTCGTTTCCGCCGCTCTGTTCGAGACCTTGCTCCGCCGTTTTTTCAAGGACGCGAAAAAAGACGCCGCGTCTGACAACATCGATATTTCCTCCGTCGCCGAAGTCATCACTAGTGCTTACGACACCGCCGGGCACAGCACGGAAATCACGGCCGCCGATCTCGAAAGCGAAGATTCCGCGCCGATCGTCCAACTCGCCAATCGGATTATCGAAGACGCCTACATTTCCGGCGCTTCCGACATCCACATCGAACCGCAGGAAAAGGAGCTGATGGTCCGCTACCGCATCGACGGATTGTGCCAGGAAAAGCTTCGCCTGCCCAAGCAGGTTTCCAACGCCCTCGTCACGCGGCTGAAGATCATGTGCAACCTCGACATCGCCGAACGGCGGCTGCCGCAGGACGGACGCATCGTTTTCAAAAAATACACCAAGAAGAACATCGATATCGACCTGCGCGTCGCCACCGGGCCGATGAATCACGGCGAGAAAGTGGTCATGCGCATTCTCGACAAGCAGAAGTCCACCTTGCCCCTGACTGCCTTGGGATTTTCCGAGGAGAATCTCGCGAAGTATCGCGACTGCATCCGCCAGCCTTACGGCATGATCCTGCACTGCGGTCCGACCGGCTCGGGCAAATCGATGACGCTCTACTCGGCGCTCGCCGAAGTGAACACGCCCGACGTCAATATTCAGACCGCCGAAGATCCGATCGAATACACACTCCCCGGCCTCAACCAAATGCAGATGAGCCGGCAGATCGGCCTCACCTTTGCGCGGGCACTGCGCTGCTACCTGCGCATGGACCCCGACATCATCCTCGTGGGCGAAATCCGCGACGAGGAAACCGCCGGCATCGCGGTGGAAGCCGCCCTCACCGGGCATCTGCTCGTCTCGACGCTTCATACCAACGACGCGCCTTCCACCATCTCGCGCCTCGGCGAAATGGGCATCGAGCCCTTCAACATTTCCGCCTCGCTCATCTGCGTGTGCGCGCAACGCCTGCTGCGCCGCGTCTGCAAGAACTGCAAGGTCTCCTACGAGCCGGTGGGCCGCGAAAAAGACATCCTCGAAAAGGCCATCGGCTGGTCGGGCCCCATCTTCAAAGCCAACCCGCAGGGCTGCCCCACCTGCAACGGCATCGGCTACAAAGGCCGCGTCGGCATCCACGAATTGATGACCAACAGCGAAACGCTGACCGAAGCCATCAACAAGGAGGTGGAGGTCGCCGAACTGAAGCGCGTCGCCATGAAAACGGGCATGAAGACGCTGCACCAGGATTCGATGCTCAAGGTCAAACTCGGCCTCACCACCGTCGAGGACGCGCTGGCGAACGTCCCTCCCGACCTCATCCTCTGA
- the smc gene encoding chromosome segregation protein SMC produces MYLKALKLHGFKSFADPSVLQFEPGVTAIVGPNGCGKSNIADSIRWVLGEQSAKALRGGKMQDVIFEGADTRKPAQLCEVSLLLTECEKQLGSEFHEIEITRRVYRDGQSEYSFNGQACRLKDIHKLFMDTGIGRTSYSIMAQGQIDQILSSKPEERRAVFEEAAGITKYKSQRREALNKLALTEQNLARVADVIGEVGRQIGSLRRQAAKAMRYRRLSFRLRHLSLAWSGRQFAELAATIAGLEEKVGGLRGEADQRRASLETHQAALDEKKSHRSRLNQRVQEAQQAVFDLRSQKEQAENFANLAEIKRSGLADRLTSSRENFGELQMQLREVTAQADTGAQDKQLQLNLLGSSDATFQNRNRELAVVEGALTKVEQELQQAKFQLLQLESTVARLRTDCSGYEVDQKTSAHRHSSLAEEIEGVRAQQSAAAQMAAEFDTRVEEALAEKARAHNETAAAQQVIADLTHEFREAQRKLAEIDRQLAQRSARLKLLQQLQERWEGFGEGAKAVLQGRLDGALAGAKPQPITQGLELRRDCGKAIEAILGAAAEAISVSDVATAQRILAQLEAEQIGSVVLRVAEFGTGRNGQSNSLPEGLRPALEAVVDCDPAHPAVGILRECFIADDLPAFLEFWRSNPEFEFLAVVTRKGDLVDRRGLVYGGHHSSKKSANSIVQREIDLRETAKALAEDQRLHDAQKAEIDGLSARLLEAEQRLEQCRTDVLNTTQAVAALQTEQRNAQRALDEIAARLRRMENELVALEHTRNEAQARWTKAQTGLTEADTAATTQREQIRRLETRVNELRTDRDVKRESLGQARLELAERRQKVEVLDRGLGEMEKRRQQLSELLLQRQQEIETWTSQIAGLAGETEAQRARGAQLGETLAVAQQQVEHVRIELVDVEREISGVEATQTALRTQSESAHTQLGAHEVKLAEARARAQFLKDEVTHEFQSDVAALDWKQFLWRADDEPEGIKPLDLDEEDDDAPAEQEPAADGDTAPKRRRKKKEPKGAPTEEDLAALERTDWAAIKVEVDALRQRLGGMGAVNLVAIEEYAELKQRHDFLQAQCNDLTSAKTELLGAIDEINQTSQKQFEVTFEQIRKNFEYTFQTLFGGGRAALELIVAEDILESGIEIVAQPPGTKLKSITLLSGGQKTLTAVALLFALYMVKPSPFCLLDELDAPLDESNIGRFTDLLKKFVSESQFIIITHNKRTVSAARAIYGVTMEERGVSKTVSMRFNHERGEPEQQQRNIAEAVTGAGAVAVGA; encoded by the coding sequence ATGTATCTAAAGGCGCTCAAGCTCCACGGGTTTAAATCGTTTGCGGATCCCTCCGTGCTCCAATTCGAACCCGGGGTCACGGCGATCGTCGGACCCAACGGCTGCGGCAAATCCAACATCGCCGATTCGATTCGCTGGGTGTTGGGCGAGCAAAGCGCCAAGGCGCTGCGTGGCGGCAAGATGCAGGATGTGATTTTCGAAGGCGCCGACACGCGCAAGCCGGCGCAATTGTGCGAAGTCTCGCTGCTGTTGACGGAGTGCGAGAAGCAGTTGGGCAGCGAGTTTCACGAGATCGAGATCACGCGGCGCGTTTACCGCGATGGGCAGAGCGAATACTCGTTCAACGGGCAGGCGTGCCGGTTGAAGGACATCCACAAGCTTTTTATGGATACCGGCATCGGCCGGACGAGCTACTCGATCATGGCGCAGGGGCAGATTGACCAGATCCTGTCGTCGAAGCCGGAGGAGCGCCGCGCGGTGTTTGAAGAGGCGGCGGGCATCACGAAATACAAGAGCCAGCGGCGCGAGGCGTTGAACAAGCTGGCGTTGACCGAGCAGAACCTGGCGCGCGTGGCGGACGTCATTGGCGAGGTGGGCCGGCAGATCGGGAGTCTGCGACGGCAGGCGGCGAAGGCGATGCGTTACCGGCGACTGAGTTTTCGGCTGCGGCATCTGAGTCTCGCCTGGAGCGGGCGGCAGTTTGCGGAACTGGCCGCGACGATCGCGGGCCTGGAGGAGAAAGTGGGCGGTTTGCGGGGGGAAGCGGACCAGCGGCGGGCGAGTTTGGAAACGCACCAGGCCGCGCTCGACGAAAAGAAGAGCCATCGCAGCCGGTTGAACCAGCGGGTGCAGGAAGCGCAGCAGGCGGTTTTCGATTTGCGCTCGCAGAAGGAGCAGGCGGAAAACTTTGCCAATCTCGCCGAGATCAAACGATCGGGACTTGCGGACCGGCTGACGTCGTCGCGCGAAAATTTTGGCGAGCTGCAAATGCAGTTGCGCGAGGTGACCGCGCAGGCGGACACGGGAGCGCAGGACAAGCAGCTCCAGCTCAATCTGCTGGGCAGCTCGGACGCGACGTTTCAGAACCGCAATCGGGAACTCGCGGTCGTGGAAGGCGCTTTAACGAAAGTCGAGCAGGAGCTGCAGCAGGCGAAGTTTCAGCTGCTGCAACTGGAGAGCACCGTGGCGCGCTTGCGGACGGATTGCTCCGGTTACGAGGTGGACCAGAAGACGAGTGCGCACCGCCACAGTTCGCTCGCCGAGGAAATCGAAGGCGTGCGGGCACAACAATCCGCGGCGGCGCAGATGGCGGCGGAGTTTGACACGCGGGTGGAGGAGGCCCTTGCCGAAAAAGCCCGGGCGCACAACGAAACCGCGGCGGCCCAGCAGGTGATCGCCGATCTCACGCACGAATTTCGCGAAGCCCAGCGCAAGCTGGCGGAAATCGACCGGCAGCTCGCGCAACGCAGCGCCCGGCTGAAGTTGTTGCAACAATTGCAGGAACGCTGGGAAGGCTTTGGCGAGGGGGCGAAGGCGGTGTTGCAAGGCCGGCTAGACGGGGCGCTCGCCGGAGCGAAACCGCAGCCGATCACGCAGGGGCTGGAATTGCGCCGCGACTGCGGCAAAGCGATCGAGGCGATTTTGGGGGCCGCGGCGGAGGCGATCAGCGTCAGCGACGTGGCGACGGCGCAGCGCATCCTCGCGCAACTCGAGGCCGAGCAGATTGGATCGGTCGTCCTGCGAGTCGCCGAATTTGGCACGGGCCGCAACGGCCAGAGCAACAGCCTGCCGGAGGGGTTGCGCCCGGCGCTCGAGGCGGTGGTGGATTGCGATCCGGCACATCCGGCGGTCGGCATTTTGCGCGAGTGTTTCATCGCAGACGATCTGCCGGCGTTCCTCGAGTTTTGGCGGTCGAATCCGGAGTTCGAGTTTTTGGCGGTGGTGACGCGCAAGGGCGATCTGGTCGATCGGCGCGGGCTCGTTTACGGCGGACACCACAGCAGCAAGAAGTCCGCGAACAGCATCGTGCAGCGCGAAATCGATCTACGCGAGACGGCGAAAGCCCTCGCGGAAGATCAACGGCTGCATGATGCGCAGAAGGCGGAGATCGACGGATTGAGCGCGCGCCTGCTGGAAGCCGAGCAACGCTTGGAGCAGTGCCGCACCGACGTCCTCAACACGACGCAGGCCGTCGCCGCGCTGCAAACGGAACAGCGCAATGCGCAGCGTGCGCTCGACGAAATCGCCGCCCGACTGCGGCGGATGGAGAACGAATTGGTCGCGCTGGAGCACACGCGCAACGAAGCGCAGGCGCGCTGGACGAAGGCGCAGACGGGGTTGACGGAAGCGGACACGGCCGCGACCACGCAGCGGGAGCAAATCCGGCGGTTGGAAACGCGGGTGAATGAATTGCGCACGGATCGGGACGTGAAGCGCGAATCGCTCGGCCAGGCCCGGCTCGAGCTGGCGGAGCGGCGGCAGAAAGTGGAAGTGCTCGATCGCGGTTTGGGCGAGATGGAGAAGCGCCGCCAGCAATTGAGCGAACTGCTCTTGCAGCGGCAGCAGGAAATCGAAACGTGGACTTCGCAGATCGCCGGACTCGCGGGCGAAACGGAAGCGCAGCGGGCCCGCGGCGCGCAGTTGGGCGAAACGCTCGCGGTGGCGCAGCAGCAGGTGGAGCACGTGCGCATTGAGCTGGTGGACGTGGAGCGGGAAATCTCCGGCGTCGAGGCCACGCAGACCGCGTTGCGCACGCAATCCGAGAGCGCGCACACCCAGTTGGGCGCGCATGAAGTGAAGCTGGCCGAGGCGCGCGCCCGGGCGCAATTTTTGAAGGACGAGGTGACCCACGAGTTTCAATCCGACGTGGCCGCCTTGGACTGGAAACAGTTCCTGTGGCGGGCGGACGACGAACCGGAAGGCATCAAACCGTTGGATCTCGACGAGGAAGACGACGACGCTCCGGCCGAGCAAGAGCCCGCGGCCGACGGCGACACGGCGCCCAAGCGCCGGCGGAAAAAGAAGGAGCCGAAGGGCGCGCCGACGGAAGAAGACCTGGCTGCGCTGGAGCGGACGGATTGGGCGGCGATCAAAGTCGAAGTCGATGCCTTGCGGCAACGGCTGGGCGGCATGGGCGCGGTGAATCTGGTGGCGATTGAAGAGTATGCGGAGCTCAAGCAGCGCCATGATTTTCTCCAGGCGCAGTGCAACGATCTGACGAGCGCGAAGACGGAGTTGCTCGGGGCGATCGACGAGATCAATCAGACCTCGCAAAAGCAGTTTGAAGTGACGTTCGAGCAGATCCGCAAGAACTTCGAATACACGTTTCAGACGCTGTTTGGCGGCGGCCGGGCGGCCCTCGAATTGATCGTCGCGGAAGATATTCTGGAGAGCGGCATCGAGATCGTCGCGCAGCCGCCCGGGACGAAGTTGAAGAGCATCACGTTGTTGTCGGGCGGACAGAAGACGCTCACGGCGGTGGCGTTGTTATTCGCGCTTTACATGGTGAAGCCTTCGCCGTTCTGCCTGCTGGACGAACTCGATGCGCCGCTGGACGAGTCGAATATCGGCCGCTTTACCGATTTGCTGAAGAAGTTCGTGAGCGAGTCGCAGTTCATCATCATCACGCACAACAAGCGCACCGTCTCGGCGGCGCGCGCGATTTACGGAGTGACGATGGAAGAGCGCGGTGTTTCGAAGACGGTCTCGATGCGCTTCAACCATGAACGCGGCGAGCCGGAGCAGCAGCAGCGCAACATCGCGGAGGCGGTGACGGGGGCCGGCGCGGTCGCCGTCGGCGCGTGA